DNA sequence from the Sediminibacillus dalangtanensis genome:
CTGTTCAGCATGTTAAAGGTATCTGGTATTTTTGATAAAATTAGTGGATTGATCGTTGGAAAACACGAACAGTTTAATGATTTAAGCGCTCCATTTACATTAGATGAATTGTTGCTGGAAGTGATCGGTGACAGGGATATCCCCATTCTCACCAATGTAGACGTCGGACATACTTTCCCTTCTCACGTTTTCCCCATCGGGATAAAGGCAGAATTGGATGCTGATCACGGGGAAATTGTTTTTTTGGAAAATGGCGTCATAGCGCATTCTGAATCTTAATCAATGCCTGGACTGAATAACAATATCGCTGCCACTCGTTGTCGAGTGGTTTTCTTCTTTTGATTCTTTTTGTCTACTTTCCCGCATGCTTTTTGCAATTATCTGCTAATCCGATTACATTAAAAGAGAGAACGATATTCATTTCGAAAGAAGGACACAAACATGTCAGAACTCGCACAAACCGCTTCAGCAAATAACACAAAACGCCCTCTTGTGTTAGCAGCTTTGGTGATCTCCATGTTCATGGCAGCAATTGAGGGAACGATTGTCGCTACGGCGATGCCAAACATCGTCGGGGATCTTGGCGGTTTTTCAGTTTACAGTTGGGTTTTCTCTTCTTTTCTGTTAATGCAGGCAGTCACTACGCTTATCTATGGAAAACTATCAGACTTGTTCGGCAGGAAACCGATATTTCTAATAGGCGTCGTCATATTTTTGGCCGGTTCCCTGTTATGCGGACTGGCTACGACGATGACGATGCTAGTTGTGTTTCGGGTCATACAGGGTCTGGGCGCTGGGGCGGTCCAGCCAATCGTCACGACCATTGTGGGAGATATGTACACCGTCGAAGAACGTTCCAAAATCCAGGGCTATTTGGCCAGCGTTTGGGGGATTTCTTCCGTTGTCGGTCCGCTGCTGGGAGGCTTTATTGTTCGTTTTTCGGACTGGGCATGGATTTTTTGGATGAACATTCCGCTGGGGATTATCGGGATGATCGGTGTTATTATATTTTTCCATGAGGATGTTACCAAGGAAAAGAAATCGATCGACTACATGGGCTCGAGTTTGTTTTTTATCGCCATTTCTGCTTTGATTGTTGTGCTCGTACAAGGCGGGGCAGCCTGGGCTTGGATTTCGCCGCAGGTACTGATATTGATAGCCATATTTATTGTTGGGGCCGTTTTGTTTATTTGGCAGGAGAAAAAAGCCACAGCACCAATGATGCCACTGGGAATCTGGAATAACAAATTGATTACCATCGCCAACCTGGCAACCTTGACTTCCGGCATGATGATGATCGGGTTGTCCAGTTTTCTGCCAACCTATGTACAAGCCGTAATGGGGTATTCCGCCATTGTTGCCGGGTTTACGTTGTGCACCATGTCGATTGGCTGGCCGATTTCCGCAACCATTGCCGGCCATCTGGTATTGAAAATCGGCTTCAGGCAGACTGCGATTTTGGGAGGAACTGCTCTGGGGATCGGCGGTTTGCTGTTTATGTTCCTCGATCCTGGGAAAGGACCTGTCTATGCGGGGATAAGTTCGTTTGTGGTTGGCGTAGGAATGGGATTGTCCAGCACTACCTTTATTGTTGCAATTCAAAGCAGTGTCGACTGGAAAACACGCGGCGTGGCTACATCCTTGAACATGTTCATGCGTATCATCGGCAGCGCGCTCGGTGCAGCAGTCCTCGGTGGTGTGCTCAACATGCGGATGAACCAATTGATGCAGGACAGCGGGGACTCCGGCTCTGATATCATCGACAGCAGCTCTACCAACGCACTGCTGGACGAAACCATGCGCAGCCGCCTGCCGGAAAACGCCCTAGAACAGCTGCAGGCCTCCCTGTCCACAGCATTGCATGCCGTCTATATCGGCCTGTTCGCCATCGGACTCATCACATTCGCCCTGACCCTCTTCTTCCCCAAGATAGAGCGGAAATAAAGTAGAATAAGGGGACAGTCCCCAATCACGTATAGGGACACACTTTGGCTGGCGTCGGGGACTGTCCCTGCCATAGGAAAAGCCCGAACCAGCGGGATTTCCGTTTATTCTATCCAGCTTTGAGCCCGATTTGGGGACTGACCCCATAGCCAAATGGGGTCAGT
Encoded proteins:
- a CDS encoding MDR family MFS transporter: MSELAQTASANNTKRPLVLAALVISMFMAAIEGTIVATAMPNIVGDLGGFSVYSWVFSSFLLMQAVTTLIYGKLSDLFGRKPIFLIGVVIFLAGSLLCGLATTMTMLVVFRVIQGLGAGAVQPIVTTIVGDMYTVEERSKIQGYLASVWGISSVVGPLLGGFIVRFSDWAWIFWMNIPLGIIGMIGVIIFFHEDVTKEKKSIDYMGSSLFFIAISALIVVLVQGGAAWAWISPQVLILIAIFIVGAVLFIWQEKKATAPMMPLGIWNNKLITIANLATLTSGMMMIGLSSFLPTYVQAVMGYSAIVAGFTLCTMSIGWPISATIAGHLVLKIGFRQTAILGGTALGIGGLLFMFLDPGKGPVYAGISSFVVGVGMGLSSTTFIVAIQSSVDWKTRGVATSLNMFMRIIGSALGAAVLGGVLNMRMNQLMQDSGDSGSDIIDSSSTNALLDETMRSRLPENALEQLQASLSTALHAVYIGLFAIGLITFALTLFFPKIERK